The Flavobacteriales bacterium genomic sequence GATGGTAATAAACTGTACGACACCGGTAATTTCGAAGAAGCATCCAGTAAATATGATGAAGCATTAAATAAAGACCAGAATTCATTCGAAGGTGGCTTTAACCTGGGTGATTCCTATTATCGTCAAGAAAAATATGAGGAAGCAGCCGATCAGTTTGAATTACTTACAAATCAGGAAACATCTAAAGAAAATATTGCCAAAGCATTCCACAACCTTGGAAACGCACATATAAAAAACAACAAAATCGATAAGGGAATCGATGCATATAAAAAGTCGTTGATGAATAACCCGAACGATTACGATACGAAACATAATCTCTCTTATGCTCAAAGGCTAAAAAAACAACAAGAACAGCAAAAACAAGATCAGGACAAAAAAGAAGACGATAAAGAGAATGAGGACAAAGAAAAGAAAGAAGATGAAGAGAAAAAAGATGGAGATAAAAACGAGGAAGAAGATGGCGACAAAGAGGAAGGAGATGAAGATAAGGAGAAGGATGAAGACAAAAAGGATGGTGATAAAGACGAAGAGAAAGAAGATGAAGGCGATGATAAAAAGGAACAGCCTAAGCCGGAAGAAAGAGATGGGGTT encodes the following:
- a CDS encoding tetratricopeptide repeat protein gives rise to the protein MKYLIAFLLNLIPLAVLAQGEGNHLIRDGNKLYDTGNFEEASSKYDEALNKDQNSFEGGFNLGDSYYRQEKYEEAADQFELLTNQETSKENIAKAFHNLGNAHIKNNKIDKGIDAYKKSLMNNPNDYDTKHNLSYAQRLKKQQEQQKQDQDKKEDDKENEDKEKKEDEEKKDGDKNEEEDGDKEEGDEDKEKDEDKKDGDKDEEKEDEGDDKKEQPKPEERDGVSKEDAERLLDALNNDEEELQKELMKKKQKSQVIQINKPW